The following are from one region of the uncultured Hyphomonas sp. genome:
- a CDS encoding cation:proton antiporter subunit C, which yields MLEFLLERANYWVVIVLMMIGLYITFASQNLIKRMVGLGLFQTTICLFYVTLGKVSGGTAPILFGADAIEHHGAGHGAEAEGGHAALDAVLAAGGEHAGRVAHLTNTYSNPLPHVLMLTAIVVGVATLSVGLALVVRIREAYGSIENDEVNEIDLETALAQHAEAEKAVSEATA from the coding sequence ATGCTGGAATTCCTTCTCGAGCGCGCCAACTACTGGGTCGTCATCGTTCTGATGATGATTGGCCTCTATATTACTTTCGCATCGCAGAACCTGATCAAGCGGATGGTCGGCCTTGGCCTGTTCCAGACCACGATCTGTCTGTTCTATGTGACCCTCGGCAAAGTGTCCGGCGGCACGGCGCCGATCCTGTTCGGAGCTGACGCCATTGAGCATCATGGTGCGGGTCACGGGGCAGAGGCCGAGGGCGGCCACGCTGCGCTGGACGCCGTGCTCGCCGCCGGGGGCGAACACGCAGGCCGCGTGGCGCATCTCACCAACACCTATTCCAACCCGCTTCCGCATGTCCTGATGCTGACCGCGATCGTCGTCGGCGTGGCGACGCTGTCGGTCGGCCTCGCCCTGGTTGTGCGGATCCGGGAAGCCTATGGCTCGATCGAGAATGACGAAGTGAACGAAATCGATCTTGAAACCGCGTTGGCCCAGCATGCCGAGGCAGAAAAAGCCGTGAGCGAGGCGACCGCATGA
- a CDS encoding Na(+)/H(+) antiporter subunit B, translated as MNTDHHVILRVIAKMLIPVITIFAFYVQFHGDFGPGGGFQAGVIIAVAIILYALVFGVPAAMRAVPPGFTRSLAAVGVMIYAGVGFWAMLQGGNYLEYQALFHEPPGEHHGQHIGILLIELGVLCGVSGAMLTIFYAFAGRVAEIRDEDW; from the coding sequence ATGAATACTGATCATCACGTCATCCTGCGCGTTATCGCGAAGATGCTGATCCCTGTGATCACCATCTTCGCCTTTTATGTTCAGTTCCACGGCGACTTTGGCCCGGGCGGCGGGTTCCAGGCCGGTGTCATTATCGCTGTTGCGATCATTCTCTATGCATTGGTCTTCGGCGTCCCGGCGGCAATGCGCGCGGTTCCGCCCGGTTTCACACGCTCGCTCGCTGCGGTCGGGGTGATGATCTATGCCGGTGTTGGTTTCTGGGCGATGCTGCAGGGCGGAAATTATCTGGAATACCAGGCCCTGTTCCACGAGCCGCCCGGCGAGCACCATGGCCAGCACATCGGGATTCTCCTGATCGAGCTTGGGGTGCTGTGCGGCGTGTCCGGCGCGATGCTGACGATCTTCTACGCCTTTGCCGGCCGTGTGGCCGAAATCCGCGACGAGGACTGGTAA
- a CDS encoding monovalent cation/H+ antiporter subunit D family protein has translation MIDAILNAAPTWALTHAAPLLVMVPLFLAPVLALLPPGRIAWLISIAATATSFLFAIILLGLVQTSPVGAVSYEVGSWPVPLGIELRVDALNAMILLIVTTIGLLASVFSWPTVTAEVPKVKRSLFYSAFLVCFAGLNGVAITGDAFNLFVFLEISSISTYVLVALGSSRDRRALPAAFNYLIMGTIGASFYIIGIGFLYAATGTLNMYQISTMLPELAGHRSVQAGFAFILVGLGLKAAMWPLHQWLPNAYSYSPSFVTMFLSATATKVALYALIRFLFTVFRPDYGFEISAFSAILMPMGIAAMVVCSFQAVFQTDVRRILAYSSVAQVGYMILGVSIGTTAGLSAGLFHLINHAMMKGALFMAVAGVVLTYQGTTIRDFAGLGRSAPWTMTAFAIAALSLIGVPLTAGFQSKLQLGFALFDQGLWWAVALVVFSSFLAVIYMGRVLEAVFFQAPVNPRKARKEAPVLMLVPLWILALANLYFGIAADFPLSLARNAAAAAFGVEAFR, from the coding sequence ATGATCGACGCTATACTGAATGCTGCGCCAACCTGGGCGCTGACGCATGCCGCGCCGCTGCTGGTCATGGTGCCGCTGTTCCTGGCGCCGGTGCTGGCCCTGTTGCCGCCCGGGCGCATCGCATGGCTGATTTCGATCGCTGCAACGGCGACCAGTTTCCTGTTTGCCATCATCCTGCTCGGACTTGTGCAGACGTCTCCGGTTGGTGCGGTGTCCTACGAGGTGGGCAGCTGGCCGGTGCCCCTGGGGATCGAGCTTCGGGTAGATGCGCTGAATGCGATGATCCTGCTGATCGTCACGACGATCGGTCTGCTCGCCTCGGTCTTTTCGTGGCCAACGGTCACGGCGGAAGTTCCGAAGGTAAAGCGTTCGCTGTTCTACTCGGCCTTCCTGGTCTGCTTTGCCGGTCTCAATGGTGTGGCGATTACGGGAGACGCGTTCAACCTGTTCGTCTTCCTCGAGATTTCCTCGATCTCCACCTATGTTCTGGTCGCGCTCGGATCGAGCCGGGACCGCCGGGCTCTGCCGGCCGCTTTCAACTATCTGATCATGGGGACGATCGGCGCCAGCTTCTACATTATCGGCATCGGCTTCCTCTATGCGGCGACCGGTACGCTGAACATGTACCAGATCTCCACAATGCTGCCGGAACTAGCGGGACACCGCAGTGTTCAGGCTGGCTTTGCCTTTATCCTGGTTGGCCTCGGCCTGAAGGCGGCGATGTGGCCGCTGCACCAGTGGCTGCCGAATGCTTATTCTTACAGCCCCAGCTTCGTGACGATGTTCCTGTCGGCGACGGCGACAAAGGTCGCGCTCTATGCGCTGATCCGGTTCCTGTTCACCGTGTTCCGTCCGGACTACGGCTTCGAGATTTCCGCCTTCAGCGCGATCCTCATGCCGATGGGCATTGCCGCAATGGTTGTCTGCAGCTTCCAGGCGGTCTTCCAGACCGATGTCCGGCGTATCCTTGCCTATTCTTCGGTCGCGCAGGTGGGGTACATGATCCTCGGCGTGTCCATCGGGACGACGGCTGGCCTGTCGGCTGGCCTGTTCCACCTGATTAACCATGCCATGATGAAGGGCGCCCTGTTCATGGCAGTCGCCGGTGTGGTTCTGACTTACCAGGGCACGACGATACGGGACTTTGCCGGACTTGGGCGGTCCGCTCCGTGGACCATGACGGCATTTGCCATTGCGGCTCTGTCTCTGATCGGCGTGCCGCTGACAGCCGGCTTCCAGTCCAAGCTCCAGCTCGGCTTCGCCCTGTTCGACCAGGGTCTGTGGTGGGCGGTCGCGCTCGTCGTGTTCTCGTCCTTCCTGGCGGTGATCTATATGGGCCGCGTTCTGGAGGCGGTGTTCTTCCAGGCCCCGGTCAATCCGCGTAAAGCGCGCAAAGAGGCACCTGTCCTCATGCTCGTCCCGCTGTGGATCCTGGCTCTGGCCAATTTGTATTTCGGCATCGCGGCGGACTTCCCGCTCAGCCTCGCGCGTAACGCGGCTGCCGCGGCCTTCGGTGTGGAGGCCTTCCGATGA